From Pseudorca crassidens isolate mPseCra1 chromosome 15, mPseCra1.hap1, whole genome shotgun sequence, one genomic window encodes:
- the CABLES2 gene encoding CDK5 and ABL1 enzyme substrate 2 isoform X2: MAAAAAGGSSDQSPGPAARAAPQALRRRGDSRRRQAALFFLNNISLDGRPPSLGPGGEKPPPPPPPPTEAREPPAPPPPPPPPPPAPPAGLPLPGPAGRASAPQGLLSPAPAPAGLGLGLSLGLDGQRQRRRVGSQRCSLEFLEDTVGCASLQRTKHTSGSPRHKGLKKTHFIKNMRQYDTKNSRIVLICAKRSLCAAFSVLPYGEGLRVSDLRVDSQKQRHPSGGVSVSSEMVFQLEGVELGADGKGCPLLAGADAGDALEYNPDLLDDPQWPCGKHKRVLIFASYMTTVIEYVKPSDLKKDMNETFREKFPHIKLTLSKIRSLKREMWNLSEESGLEPVTVSMAYVYFEKLILQGKVNKQNRKLCAGACVLLAAKISSDLRKNDVKQLIDKLEEKFRFNRRDLIGFEFTVLVALELALYLPENQVLPHYRRLTQQF, encoded by the exons ATGGCCGCGGCTGCGGCGGGTGGGTCTTCGGACCAGtcccccggccccgccgcccgGGCCGCGCCGCAGGCGCTGCGGCGGCGAGGGGATTCGCGGCGCCGCCAGGCCGCGCTCTTCTTTCTCAACAACATCTCCCTGGACGGGCGGCCCCCGAGCCTGGGCCCGGGCGGCGAGaagcccccgccgccgccgccgccgcccaccGAGGCCCGCGagccgcccgcgccgccgccgccaccgccgccgccgccgcccgccccccCCGCCGGCCTGCCCCTGCCGGGACCCGCGGGCCGGGCCTCGGCGCCCCAGGGCCTGCTCAGCCCCGCGCCCGCGCCCGCCGGCTTGGGCCTCGGCCTGAGCCTGGGTTTGGACGGGCAGCGCCAGAG AAGGCGCGTAGGCTCCCAGCGCTGCTCGCTCGAGTTTCTGGAAGACACGGTGGGATGTGCCTCGCTTCAAAG AACCAAACATACATCTGGATCCCCAAGACACAAAGGCCTGAAGAAGACGCACTTCATCAAGAACATGAGGCAGTACGACACCAAGAACAGCAG GATCGTGCTCATCTGCGCCAAACGGTCCCTGTGTGCGGCCTTCTCGGTCCTGCCCTATGGAGAAGGCCTGCGTGTCAG TGACCTGAGGGTGGACAGCCAGAAGCAGAGGCATCCGTCCGGCGGCGTTTCCGTGTCTTCCGAGATGGTTTTCCAGTTGGAAGGCGTCGAGCTGGGGGCGGATGGAAAG GGCTGCCCTCTGCTCGCAGGGGCCGACGCGGGGGATGCCCTGGAGTACAACCCTGACCTCCTGGATGACCCTCAGTGGCCCTGCGGCAAGCACAAGCGCGTCCTCATCTTCGCGTCCTACATG ACCACAGTGATAGAGTACGTGAAGCCCTCCGACCTCAAGAAGGACATGAACGAGACCTTCCGGGAGAAGTTCCCGCACATCAAGCTGACGCTGAGCAAAATCAGGAG TTTGAAACGCGAGATGTGGAACCTGTCTGAGGAGAGCGGTCTGGAGCCCGTGACGGTGTCCATGGCCTATGTGTACTTCGAGAAGCTGATCCTGCAGGGCAAGGTCAACAAGCAGAACCGCAAGCTGTGTGCGGGCGCCTGCGTGCTGCTGGCCGCCAAGATCAGCAGCGACCTCCGCAAGAACGACGTGAAGCAGCTCATCGAT AAGTTAGAAGAAAAGTTTCGGTTCAACAGACGGGATCTGATTGGGTTTGAGTTCACGGTGCTCGTGGCCCTGGAACTTGCTCTCTACCTTCCCGAGAACCAGGTGTTACCTCATTACCGACGCCTCACGCAGCAGTTCTAG
- the CABLES2 gene encoding CDK5 and ABL1 enzyme substrate 2 isoform X1 — MGGRDGDIFAYGCAPANGRRARAHARAGGRWRAGGGLSRRMAAAAAGGSSDQSPGPAARAAPQALRRRGDSRRRQAALFFLNNISLDGRPPSLGPGGEKPPPPPPPPTEAREPPAPPPPPPPPPPAPPAGLPLPGPAGRASAPQGLLSPAPAPAGLGLGLSLGLDGQRQRRRVGSQRCSLEFLEDTVGCASLQRTKHTSGSPRHKGLKKTHFIKNMRQYDTKNSRIVLICAKRSLCAAFSVLPYGEGLRVSDLRVDSQKQRHPSGGVSVSSEMVFQLEGVELGADGKVVSYAKFLYPTNALVTLKPDSHGPPPQPRPSAPRALLGPRCKPMPPRAAPAGSELGADAGDALEYNPDLLDDPQWPCGKHKRVLIFASYMTTVIEYVKPSDLKKDMNETFREKFPHIKLTLSKIRSLKREMWNLSEESGLEPVTVSMAYVYFEKLILQGKVNKQNRKLCAGACVLLAAKISSDLRKNDVKQLIDKLEEKFRFNRRDLIGFEFTVLVALELALYLPENQVLPHYRRLTQQF; from the exons ATGGGCGGGCGTGACGGCGATATATTTGCATACGGGTGCGCCCCGGCCAATGGGCGGCGGGCGCGGGCGCATGCGCGAGCTGGAGGGCGgtggcgggcgggcggcgggctCAGTCGGAGGATGGCCGCGGCTGCGGCGGGTGGGTCTTCGGACCAGtcccccggccccgccgcccgGGCCGCGCCGCAGGCGCTGCGGCGGCGAGGGGATTCGCGGCGCCGCCAGGCCGCGCTCTTCTTTCTCAACAACATCTCCCTGGACGGGCGGCCCCCGAGCCTGGGCCCGGGCGGCGAGaagcccccgccgccgccgccgccgcccaccGAGGCCCGCGagccgcccgcgccgccgccgccaccgccgccgccgccgcccgccccccCCGCCGGCCTGCCCCTGCCGGGACCCGCGGGCCGGGCCTCGGCGCCCCAGGGCCTGCTCAGCCCCGCGCCCGCGCCCGCCGGCTTGGGCCTCGGCCTGAGCCTGGGTTTGGACGGGCAGCGCCAGAG AAGGCGCGTAGGCTCCCAGCGCTGCTCGCTCGAGTTTCTGGAAGACACGGTGGGATGTGCCTCGCTTCAAAG AACCAAACATACATCTGGATCCCCAAGACACAAAGGCCTGAAGAAGACGCACTTCATCAAGAACATGAGGCAGTACGACACCAAGAACAGCAG GATCGTGCTCATCTGCGCCAAACGGTCCCTGTGTGCGGCCTTCTCGGTCCTGCCCTATGGAGAAGGCCTGCGTGTCAG TGACCTGAGGGTGGACAGCCAGAAGCAGAGGCATCCGTCCGGCGGCGTTTCCGTGTCTTCCGAGATGGTTTTCCAGTTGGAAGGCGTCGAGCTGGGGGCGGATGGAAAG GTTGTGTCTTACGCCAAGTTCCTGTACCCCACCAACGCCCTGGTCACGCTCAAGCCGGACAGCCATGGCCCGCCACCTCAGCCCCGGCCCAGTGCCCCCCGCGCTCTGCTGGGGCCCAGATGCAAACCCATGCCGCCCAGGGCAGCGCCAGCTGGCTCGGAACTAG GGGCCGACGCGGGGGATGCCCTGGAGTACAACCCTGACCTCCTGGATGACCCTCAGTGGCCCTGCGGCAAGCACAAGCGCGTCCTCATCTTCGCGTCCTACATG ACCACAGTGATAGAGTACGTGAAGCCCTCCGACCTCAAGAAGGACATGAACGAGACCTTCCGGGAGAAGTTCCCGCACATCAAGCTGACGCTGAGCAAAATCAGGAG TTTGAAACGCGAGATGTGGAACCTGTCTGAGGAGAGCGGTCTGGAGCCCGTGACGGTGTCCATGGCCTATGTGTACTTCGAGAAGCTGATCCTGCAGGGCAAGGTCAACAAGCAGAACCGCAAGCTGTGTGCGGGCGCCTGCGTGCTGCTGGCCGCCAAGATCAGCAGCGACCTCCGCAAGAACGACGTGAAGCAGCTCATCGAT AAGTTAGAAGAAAAGTTTCGGTTCAACAGACGGGATCTGATTGGGTTTGAGTTCACGGTGCTCGTGGCCCTGGAACTTGCTCTCTACCTTCCCGAGAACCAGGTGTTACCTCATTACCGACGCCTCACGCAGCAGTTCTAG
- the RPS21 gene encoding small ribosomal subunit protein eS21, with product MQNDAGEFVDLYVPRKCSASNRIIGAKDHASIQMNVAEVDKVTGRFNGQFKTYAICGAIRRMGESDDSILRLAKADGIVSKNF from the exons ATGCAGAACGACGCCGGCGAGTTCGTGGACCTGTACGTGCCGCGGAAATG CTCTGCCAGCAACCGCATCATAGGCGCCAAGGACCACGCGTCCATCCAGATGAACGTGGCCGAG GTTGACAAGGTGACAGGCAGGTTCAACGGCCAGTTTAAAACCTATGCCATCTGCGGGGCCATTCGCAGGATG GGCGAGTCAGATGACTCCATTCTCCGACTGGCCAAGGCTGACGGCATTGTCTCAAA GAACTTCTGA